A region from the Salicibibacter cibarius genome encodes:
- a CDS encoding type II toxin-antitoxin system RelE/ParE family toxin, which produces MNIEKWKTHEYKTEDGDCPLLEWLHQLPPKKATKILEDIERFERFGPRHKPGFSEKLTETIAYIRTKHGNDTFRIFWFQWYNRVAVLTHGYQKKQNKTDRREIRRAENYRKEWLQRFGNSKEGS; this is translated from the coding sequence ATGAATATAGAAAAATGGAAAACCCATGAATACAAAACCGAAGATGGTGACTGTCCGTTACTTGAATGGCTTCATCAATTACCACCTAAAAAAGCCACAAAAATCTTGGAGGACATTGAACGATTTGAACGGTTTGGCCCTCGCCACAAACCTGGTTTTTCTGAAAAACTTACAGAAACCATTGCTTACATTCGGACAAAGCATGGCAATGATACCTTTCGAATATTTTGGTTCCAATGGTATAACAGAGTCGCTGTATTAACACATGGGTATCAGAAAAAGCAAAACAAAACAGATCGGAGGGAAATACGTAGGGCAGAAAATTATCGAAAAGAATGGCTACAAAGATTTGGAAACTCAAAGGAGGGATCATGA
- a CDS encoding helix-turn-helix domain-containing protein: MSTANRLAEQLKEKNPAFQEVWDDPERKREFELSCKLVELRSRLQMTQQEFADCVGVKQSYLSRLENGEVNMTIGKLENLVQKLGGHVTIDIDIDEDQWIRHP; encoded by the coding sequence TTGAGTACAGCTAATCGTTTAGCGGAGCAACTGAAAGAAAAAAATCCAGCTTTTCAAGAGGTTTGGGATGATCCTGAACGGAAAAGGGAATTTGAACTAAGCTGCAAATTAGTGGAATTGCGAAGCCGCCTCCAGATGACCCAACAAGAATTTGCGGATTGTGTAGGGGTCAAGCAATCCTATCTCTCACGACTGGAAAATGGGGAAGTAAACATGACCATCGGAAAATTAGAGAACCTTGTGCAGAAACTCGGAGGTCATGTGACCATTGACATTGATATTGATGAAGATCAATGGATACGGCATCCATAA